The Hymenobacter sp. 5317J-9 genome has a window encoding:
- a CDS encoding DUF4833 domain-containing protein has protein sequence MHSLEIMSATAFLLLFSLLFSPPKDAKSGIVFPVPSGVPNQLFYLQRDPNTNTVVYQLNVDRAGRLNEDEPVNAFWIRYDEHGERKELNFIQRKFAYGLTAEKLAADKFELKFAAYNKVRFFLLKSPADKAFHVYATIAGKQLQLERVYLRIEGGTFWVPNVKYIEFKGMNTATREPAVERVLP, from the coding sequence TTGCATTCGCTCGAAATAATGTCGGCCACGGCCTTTTTGCTGCTTTTTAGCCTGCTTTTCAGTCCGCCAAAGGATGCGAAATCCGGTATCGTGTTTCCGGTGCCGAGCGGGGTGCCCAATCAGCTCTTCTACCTGCAGCGCGACCCGAATACCAACACCGTCGTCTACCAATTGAACGTGGACCGCGCCGGTCGCCTCAACGAGGACGAGCCCGTGAACGCCTTCTGGATTCGCTACGACGAGCACGGCGAGCGCAAGGAATTGAACTTCATTCAGCGCAAGTTTGCCTACGGCCTCACCGCCGAAAAGCTGGCTGCCGACAAGTTCGAGCTGAAGTTTGCGGCCTACAACAAGGTCCGGTTTTTCCTGCTGAAGTCGCCGGCCGACAAGGCGTTCCACGTCTACGCCACCATTGCCGGCAAGCAGCTGCAGCTGGAGCGCGTGTATCTGCGCATCGAGGGCGGCACGTTCTGGGTGCCGAATGTGAAGTACATCGAATTCAAAGGGATGAATACCGCCACCCGCGAGCCAGCGGTGGAGCGGGTGCTGCCGTAG
- a CDS encoding tetratricopeptide repeat protein translates to MPNKSSEPVFQLIKSLTRSEKRHFRLFTNRQSSTEDLKFLQLFDALDAAAAYDEAQVLAQVPSLKRAQLANLKANLYRQVLASLRVYHAGQNPDIQLHEQLDYARVLYNKGFYQQALRMLEKVKQQARQAEMPHIVLLALDFEKLIESQYITRSLKDRAETLTTEAADTVGHLARQHALSNASLRLYGLYLKAGHARNRADHERITAFFRENLPAAEDSRGGFFEKLYFYQAHVWYHTLNQDFRASYRYAQKWVDLFEQAPPMKELQTMLYIKGLHNLLAALYNLLYYSRFMQVLRTLEDFAANQTRRSSPNTEILLFQYIYTNKINAYFLEGRFSEGLRIIPELLEQLEHFKGQLDMHRTLVFYYKIASLYFGSGEYEKAIEYLSLIIQHKDLSLREDLQCFARILNLIAHYEAGDDASLEYQIRSVYHFLGKMDEQQPMQVEIFRFLRQLGGLAPQQLREAFIALKEKLQVIAANPYESRPFLYLDIISWLESKISNVPVQDVMKQKFRQMK, encoded by the coding sequence ATGCCTAATAAGAGTTCAGAGCCCGTTTTTCAGCTGATAAAATCCCTGACGCGCTCGGAGAAGCGGCACTTCCGCCTGTTCACCAACCGGCAGAGCTCGACCGAGGACCTTAAGTTTCTGCAGCTCTTCGACGCCCTCGACGCCGCCGCCGCCTACGACGAGGCCCAGGTGCTGGCCCAGGTGCCGTCCCTCAAGCGCGCCCAGCTGGCCAACCTCAAGGCCAACCTCTACCGGCAGGTGCTGGCCAGCCTGCGCGTGTACCACGCTGGCCAAAACCCCGACATCCAGCTGCACGAGCAGCTCGACTACGCCCGCGTGCTCTACAACAAGGGCTTCTACCAGCAAGCCCTGCGCATGCTGGAAAAGGTGAAGCAGCAGGCCCGCCAAGCCGAAATGCCGCACATCGTGCTGCTGGCCCTCGATTTTGAGAAATTGATTGAGTCGCAGTACATCACGCGGAGCCTGAAAGACCGCGCCGAAACCCTCACCACCGAAGCTGCGGACACCGTGGGCCACCTGGCCCGCCAGCACGCGCTGTCCAACGCCTCGCTGCGCCTCTACGGCCTCTACCTGAAGGCCGGCCACGCCCGCAACCGCGCCGACCACGAGCGCATTACGGCGTTTTTTCGCGAAAACCTGCCAGCCGCTGAGGACAGCCGCGGCGGCTTTTTCGAGAAGCTGTATTTCTACCAGGCGCACGTGTGGTACCACACGCTCAACCAGGATTTTCGGGCCAGCTACCGCTACGCCCAGAAGTGGGTAGACCTCTTCGAGCAGGCCCCGCCCATGAAGGAGCTGCAAACCATGCTCTATATCAAAGGCCTGCACAACCTGCTAGCGGCGCTCTACAACCTGCTCTACTACAGCAGGTTCATGCAAGTGCTGCGCACGCTTGAAGACTTCGCCGCCAACCAGACCCGGCGCAGCAGCCCCAACACCGAAATCCTGCTCTTTCAATACATCTACACCAACAAAATCAACGCTTACTTCCTCGAAGGGCGCTTCAGCGAGGGCCTGCGCATCATTCCGGAGCTGCTGGAGCAGTTGGAACATTTCAAAGGGCAACTCGACATGCACCGCACGCTGGTGTTTTACTACAAGATTGCCAGCCTCTACTTCGGCAGCGGCGAGTACGAAAAGGCCATTGAATACCTCAGCCTCATCATTCAGCACAAGGATTTGAGCTTGCGCGAGGACCTGCAGTGCTTCGCGCGCATCCTCAACCTCATAGCCCACTACGAGGCCGGCGACGACGCCAGCCTGGAGTACCAGATTCGCTCCGTGTACCATTTTCTGGGCAAGATGGACGAGCAGCAGCCCATGCAGGTCGAGATTTTCCGGTTTCTGCGGCAGCTGGGCGGCCTGGCGCCGCAGCAGCTCCGGGAGGCCTTTATTGCCCTCAAAGAGAAGCTGCAGGTCATCGCCGCTAACCCGTACGAAAGCCGCCCTTTCCTGTACCTGGACATCATTTCCTGGCTCGAAAGCAAGATTTCGAACGTGCCGGTGCAGGATGTGATGAAGCAGAAATTTCGGCAGATGAAGTAG
- a CDS encoding aminotransferase class I/II-fold pyridoxal phosphate-dependent enzyme — protein MTTTSETRLQVPVASRLAHTGEYYFSRKLRELAARNAAGANIINLGIGSPDLPPHPSVTAALAGSAAQPNAHGYQGYQGTPALRAAMADFYQRHYGVTLDPASEILPLLGSKEGLMHVAMTFLEAGDAVLIPNPGYPTYRAVAEISGAEVREYDLTAAAGWLPDLDALAQTDLSRVKLMLVNYPHMPTGTSADVAFLTRLVAFAKQHEILLVHDNPYGFILNETPPVSLLSVPGAHEVALELNSLSKSHNMAGWRVGMLCGRADLIADVLRFKSNMDSGMFLPVQQAAVAALALGDDWFQELNATYRARRELVVELLRAVGCEPAPGQVGLFIWAPVPAEYADGYALSDAVLAQARVFITPGGIFGSNGLGYVRASLCQPEGVLREALERVKSVHHLSS, from the coding sequence ATGACGACCACCTCCGAAACCCGCCTGCAAGTGCCCGTTGCCAGCCGCCTGGCCCACACCGGCGAATACTACTTCTCACGCAAGCTGCGCGAGCTGGCGGCCCGCAACGCGGCTGGCGCTAATATTATCAACCTCGGCATCGGCAGTCCCGATTTGCCGCCGCACCCCAGCGTGACGGCGGCGCTGGCCGGCAGCGCCGCCCAGCCCAACGCCCACGGCTACCAAGGCTACCAGGGCACGCCTGCGCTGCGCGCCGCCATGGCCGATTTCTACCAACGCCACTACGGCGTTACACTGGACCCGGCCAGTGAAATCCTGCCGCTGCTGGGCTCGAAAGAAGGCCTGATGCACGTGGCCATGACCTTTCTGGAGGCCGGCGACGCGGTGCTCATCCCTAACCCTGGCTACCCCACCTACCGCGCCGTGGCCGAAATCAGCGGGGCCGAGGTGCGCGAATACGACCTCACTGCCGCGGCCGGCTGGCTGCCCGATTTGGACGCATTGGCTCAAACCGACCTCTCGCGGGTGAAGCTTATGCTGGTGAACTACCCGCACATGCCCACCGGCACTTCGGCCGATGTGGCGTTTTTGACGCGGCTGGTAGCTTTTGCGAAGCAGCACGAAATCCTGCTCGTGCACGACAACCCGTATGGCTTCATCCTGAATGAAACGCCGCCCGTGAGCCTGCTTTCGGTGCCCGGCGCCCACGAGGTGGCCCTGGAGCTGAACTCGCTCAGCAAGTCGCACAACATGGCGGGCTGGCGCGTGGGCATGCTTTGCGGTCGCGCCGACCTCATTGCCGACGTGCTGCGCTTCAAAAGCAACATGGATTCGGGCATGTTTCTGCCGGTGCAGCAGGCGGCCGTAGCCGCCCTGGCCCTGGGCGATGACTGGTTTCAGGAGCTGAACGCTACCTACCGCGCCCGCCGCGAGCTGGTGGTGGAGCTGCTGCGTGCTGTAGGCTGCGAGCCCGCGCCGGGCCAGGTAGGCCTTTTTATCTGGGCTCCCGTGCCCGCCGAATACGCTGATGGCTACGCCCTGAGCGACGCTGTGCTGGCCCAGGCGCGGGTATTCATTACGCCCGGTGGCATCTTCGGTAGCAATGGTTTGGGCTACGTGCGGGCCAGTCTCTGCCAGCCGGAGGGCGTGCTGCGCGAGGCGCTGGAACGGGTGAAAAGTGTGCACCACCTGTCATCCTGA
- a CDS encoding chorismate mutase, translated as MTQSAIPAMKSALFNRQPDDKPFLISGPCSAETEEQVLETCQRLAATGKVQALRAGIWKPRTKPGMFEGVGTKGLPWLKKASELTGLPTAVEVATAKHVEDCLAFGIDILWVGARTTGNPFSVQEIANALRGVDVPVLVKNPIHPELELWVGAVERLQKAGLTHVGLIHRGFSSYGNTDFRNAPMWHLPIEMKRRMPEMPLLCDPSHICGRRDTLAAVAQQALNLGFDGNMIESHIDPDHAWSDAKQQITPEVLRDLIEDLVWRHESTDKREYLTALASFREQINQLDAEIMQLLGRRMAVAEKIGQYKKENDITILQTARFNEVLERSMRQGHSVGLSTEFVEQYLAAVHLESINRQNKVMES; from the coding sequence ATGACTCAATCCGCCATCCCCGCCATGAAATCCGCGCTGTTCAACCGCCAGCCCGACGACAAGCCCTTCCTCATCTCCGGTCCCTGCTCGGCCGAAACCGAGGAGCAGGTGCTCGAAACCTGCCAGCGCCTGGCCGCCACCGGCAAGGTGCAGGCCCTGCGCGCTGGCATCTGGAAGCCGCGCACCAAGCCCGGCATGTTCGAGGGAGTGGGCACCAAGGGCCTGCCGTGGCTGAAAAAAGCCAGTGAGCTGACCGGCCTGCCCACGGCCGTGGAAGTGGCCACCGCCAAGCACGTCGAGGACTGCCTGGCCTTCGGCATAGATATTTTGTGGGTGGGCGCCCGCACCACCGGCAACCCGTTTTCGGTGCAGGAAATTGCCAATGCCCTGCGCGGCGTCGACGTGCCGGTGCTGGTGAAAAACCCCATTCACCCCGAGCTGGAGCTGTGGGTGGGCGCCGTGGAGCGCCTCCAAAAAGCCGGCTTGACGCACGTGGGCCTCATTCACCGCGGGTTTTCGAGCTACGGCAACACTGATTTCCGCAACGCGCCCATGTGGCACCTGCCCATCGAGATGAAGCGCCGCATGCCCGAAATGCCGCTGCTCTGCGACCCCAGCCACATCTGCGGCCGGCGCGACACGCTGGCGGCAGTAGCCCAGCAAGCCCTCAACCTGGGCTTCGACGGCAACATGATTGAAAGCCACATCGACCCCGACCACGCTTGGAGCGACGCCAAGCAGCAAATCACGCCGGAAGTGTTGCGCGACCTGATTGAGGACCTGGTGTGGCGCCACGAAAGCACCGACAAGCGCGAGTACCTCACGGCGCTGGCCAGCTTCCGCGAGCAAATCAACCAACTCGACGCCGAGATTATGCAGCTGCTAGGCCGCCGCATGGCCGTGGCCGAGAAAATTGGTCAGTACAAAAAGGAAAACGACATCACCATTTTGCAAACAGCACGCTTTAATGAAGTGCTGGAGCGGTCTATGCGTCAAGGGCATTCAGTAGGCTTATCGACAGAATTTGTGGAGCAATACCTTGCGGCTGTACATTTGGAATCCATCAACCGCCAAAACAAGGTGATGGAAAGCTAA
- a CDS encoding 2-isopropylmalate synthase — MANQQIHIFDTTLRDGEQVPGCKLNRDEKLLIARQLEQLGVDVIEAGFPVSSPGDFAAVQAIAAQTREATVCGLSRAVENDIRVAAEALRPARYPRIHTGIGTSDVHIQHKLCTTREDVLARAVAAVKLAKSFVEDVEFYAEDAGRTDNEFLARVCEAAIRAGATVLNIPDTTGYCLPQEYGAKIKFLHENVRGIHTVRLSTHCHNDLGLATANSIAGVMNGARQIECTINGVGERAGNTALEEVVMILRQHPYLHLDTRINTRLLAETSAMVSHLMTMPVQPNKAIVGANAFSHSSGIHQDGIIKHRETYEIIDPREVGVADSSIVLTARSGRAALAYRLQKLGYDFEKTALNKAYACFLELADRKREVVDDDLHALVEQENLVAAN; from the coding sequence ATGGCGAACCAGCAAATCCACATCTTCGATACCACGCTCCGCGACGGCGAACAGGTGCCGGGATGCAAGCTAAACCGCGACGAGAAACTGCTCATCGCCCGGCAGCTCGAACAGCTCGGCGTCGACGTCATCGAGGCCGGCTTTCCGGTGTCGAGCCCCGGCGACTTTGCTGCCGTGCAGGCCATTGCCGCTCAAACCCGCGAAGCCACGGTATGCGGCCTCTCGCGGGCCGTCGAAAACGACATTCGGGTGGCCGCCGAGGCCCTGCGCCCGGCCCGCTACCCGCGCATTCACACCGGCATCGGCACATCGGACGTGCACATTCAGCACAAGCTCTGCACTACGCGGGAAGACGTGCTGGCCCGCGCCGTGGCGGCCGTGAAGCTCGCCAAAAGCTTCGTGGAAGACGTGGAGTTTTACGCCGAAGACGCCGGCCGCACCGACAACGAATTCCTGGCCCGCGTGTGCGAGGCGGCCATTCGGGCCGGTGCCACGGTGCTCAATATTCCTGATACCACCGGCTACTGCCTGCCGCAGGAATACGGCGCAAAAATCAAGTTCCTGCACGAGAACGTGCGCGGCATTCACACCGTGCGGCTGTCTACGCACTGCCACAACGACCTGGGCCTGGCCACTGCCAACTCCATTGCCGGCGTGATGAACGGCGCCCGTCAGATTGAGTGCACCATCAACGGCGTGGGCGAGCGGGCCGGCAACACGGCCCTGGAAGAAGTGGTGATGATACTGCGCCAGCACCCTTACCTCCACCTCGACACCCGCATCAACACCCGTCTGCTGGCCGAAACCTCGGCCATGGTGTCGCACCTGATGACCATGCCCGTGCAGCCCAACAAGGCCATTGTGGGGGCCAACGCCTTCTCGCACAGCAGCGGCATTCACCAGGACGGCATCATCAAGCACCGCGAAACCTACGAAATCATCGACCCGCGGGAAGTGGGCGTGGCCGATTCGTCCATCGTGCTCACGGCCCGCTCCGGCCGCGCCGCCCTGGCCTACCGCCTGCAGAAGCTGGGCTATGATTTCGAAAAAACAGCCCTGAACAAAGCCTACGCGTGCTTTCTCGAACTCGCCGACCGCAAGCGCGAGGTGGTGGACGACGACCTGCACGCCCTTGTAGAACAAGAAAACCTAGTAGCCGCCAACTAA
- a CDS encoding prephenate dehydratase domain-containing protein: MPKHVSIQGFQGSFHEVAARQFFGAAPVLLPCATFAAVVAHVVQGTAEAGLMAMENSLAGSILPNYLLLERHAVQVTGEVYLPIHQHLLALPGTTLADVQQVHSHPMALRQCGEFLDRHPHWKLVETDDTGHSAQLLAQHRTPGVAVVAGAQAAEQFGLQILAPAIHDDPHNYTRFLVLERAEMAQPNPQADKASLYFCAPHAPGSLAAVLTRVAAHGLNLSKLQSCPRPGQPWHYGFHADVEFENLAQLEALLADLAPVTEELRVLGTYRRGCWNTAASETTDTHTAPQLA, encoded by the coding sequence ATGCCCAAGCACGTTTCCATTCAGGGGTTTCAGGGAAGTTTCCACGAAGTAGCCGCCCGGCAGTTTTTTGGCGCGGCGCCGGTCTTGCTGCCCTGCGCCACCTTTGCCGCCGTGGTGGCCCACGTGGTGCAGGGCACCGCCGAGGCCGGCCTGATGGCCATGGAAAACTCGCTGGCCGGCAGCATTTTGCCCAACTACCTGCTGCTGGAACGCCACGCGGTGCAAGTTACGGGCGAGGTGTATCTGCCCATTCACCAGCACCTGCTGGCCTTGCCCGGCACCACGCTGGCCGATGTGCAGCAGGTGCACTCGCACCCCATGGCCCTGCGCCAGTGCGGCGAATTCCTGGACCGCCATCCGCACTGGAAGCTCGTCGAAACCGACGACACCGGCCACAGTGCCCAACTGCTGGCCCAGCACCGCACGCCCGGCGTGGCCGTGGTGGCCGGCGCCCAAGCGGCCGAGCAGTTCGGCCTGCAAATTCTGGCCCCTGCCATTCACGACGACCCGCACAACTACACCCGTTTCCTGGTGCTGGAACGCGCCGAAATGGCCCAGCCCAACCCGCAGGCCGATAAGGCTTCGCTCTACTTCTGCGCCCCGCACGCGCCCGGCAGCCTGGCCGCCGTGCTCACCCGCGTGGCCGCCCACGGCCTCAACCTGAGCAAGCTGCAGTCGTGCCCGCGGCCGGGCCAGCCCTGGCACTACGGCTTCCACGCCGATGTAGAATTTGAGAACCTGGCGCAGCTGGAGGCATTGCTGGCCGATTTGGCCCCCGTGACCGAGGAGCTACGGGTGCTGGGCACCTACCGCCGCGGCTGCTGGAACACCGCTGCCTCCGAAACCACCGACACCCACACCGCACCGCAACTGGCTTAA
- a CDS encoding endo-1,4-beta-xylanase yields the protein MKKLQRVFLTLAAALSGHLSLSAQNAPVPFEAEAGTSAGTPITGAAQGDWAFRTTGTPAVTYATSLTDVSAYTAPTSPGGGVGASAPATANRVLSYTVTFPGPGTYDLYVRVRVGSAGANDDSFYYGKTLGAKSPTTAADWTSANNIYNIGYTGATQVVDGGGGAGTGVWKWINISKYSFGGQALVTYTVPAGSLTQTFQIGAREDGLDFDKFVFGQTGYYFTVANLDAGAQGSATPPVTFTPTGPPFATGKPKYLGCAYSSAQAPFFGNYWDAVTPENGGKWGVAESTRGTYNWAEADAAYAQAVATGGPFRFHTLIWGTQQPTWLVGLSQADQLAAINQWFAAVRDHFAGKRIDFIDVVNEPTHQPPVVRAGVADCGGYIDALGGSGTTGWDWVITSFQLARQYFPNAKLMLNEYSVENEPARAATYVTIANLLKARGLIDAIGIQGHSFSLLNTSSASIQANMATLAAPNLPLYVTEFDLDGLADADQLAAYQRIFPLFWENPAVRGITMWGYRVGHWRTAQGANLANADNTERPALAWLRTYVAGAYTGPMWTGNTSGAWNTASNWITNNGAPANALVSSATAYTVPLATDDAFFPSYAANQPVVSGAQAIRSVTLSGSGASLTTPAGSTLTLTGNLTNNGGALAGSGNGTIALAGTAAQTIGGTSASTFQNLTVGTAGATLAAPASVRQLLTLTGNLTTNGRAFTLLSDASGTAMVVNASGTVVGDATVQRYITPNNTGLGYRHYAPPVSGSTVADLATAGFTPVVNPNYNTVGNTVTSFPTVFGYNSSRLFASAAPTTSAFDYGWESPTTLGDALIPGQGYSVNLSGTQLVDFVGSLNNGSISRTGLTRSAQPESGWQLLGNPYPAPLDWEAVSTSGLDAAVYVFRSSGPYAGTYSSYVRGGASTNGGTNLLPVAQGFFVRTTSAATPGAINFANSARATTYASPVFQRGSAATDPLVRLDLRGASGPADEAVVTFSNGATAGFDATADAYKLTAAGAPVLAAELSATELLSINTLPALGAADVSVPLRVQAPQAGAYTLRATELLNLPAGRYAYLRDAQTGTFFDLSQAAGYTVSLTAGPATAGRFTLVITQNRVLATAPAAISQQVALYPNPAHGSVSLALPAALGAQTVEVALLNTLGQTVLRQTLAASTELLRPLALPGLAPGIYTVRLQTAAGTISKRLTID from the coding sequence ATGAAGAAACTTCAACGCGTTTTTCTTACGCTGGCGGCTGCTCTCAGCGGCCACCTCAGCCTTTCGGCGCAGAACGCGCCGGTGCCGTTTGAGGCCGAAGCCGGTACTTCGGCCGGCACGCCCATCACGGGCGCGGCGCAGGGCGACTGGGCCTTCCGCACCACCGGCACGCCGGCCGTTACCTACGCCACCTCGCTCACCGACGTCAGCGCTTACACGGCGCCCACCTCGCCCGGCGGCGGGGTGGGCGCCTCGGCCCCGGCCACGGCCAACCGGGTGCTGAGCTACACCGTCACGTTCCCCGGCCCGGGCACTTACGATTTGTACGTGCGCGTGCGGGTGGGCAGCGCTGGGGCCAACGACGACAGCTTTTACTACGGCAAAACCTTGGGCGCCAAAAGCCCGACGACGGCTGCCGACTGGACAAGCGCCAACAACATCTACAACATTGGCTACACCGGGGCCACCCAGGTGGTGGACGGCGGCGGCGGGGCCGGCACCGGCGTCTGGAAGTGGATTAACATCTCAAAATACAGCTTTGGCGGGCAGGCCCTGGTGACGTACACCGTGCCGGCCGGCAGCCTCACCCAAACCTTCCAGATTGGGGCCCGCGAAGACGGGCTGGACTTCGACAAGTTCGTGTTTGGCCAAACCGGGTATTATTTCACGGTGGCCAACCTCGACGCTGGCGCGCAGGGTTCCGCCACGCCGCCGGTCACGTTTACGCCCACCGGGCCCCCTTTCGCCACCGGCAAGCCCAAGTACCTGGGCTGCGCCTACAGCTCGGCCCAGGCGCCTTTTTTTGGTAATTACTGGGATGCCGTGACGCCCGAAAACGGCGGCAAATGGGGCGTGGCCGAAAGCACCCGCGGCACCTACAACTGGGCCGAAGCCGACGCCGCCTATGCCCAGGCCGTGGCCACGGGCGGGCCGTTTCGCTTCCACACCCTCATTTGGGGCACGCAGCAGCCCACTTGGCTGGTGGGCCTCTCGCAAGCCGACCAGCTGGCGGCCATCAACCAGTGGTTTGCGGCCGTGCGCGACCATTTCGCGGGCAAGCGCATCGACTTTATTGATGTGGTGAACGAGCCCACCCACCAGCCGCCCGTGGTGCGCGCCGGCGTGGCCGACTGCGGCGGCTACATCGACGCGCTGGGCGGCAGCGGCACCACCGGCTGGGACTGGGTCATCACCTCCTTCCAGCTGGCCCGCCAGTATTTCCCCAACGCCAAGCTGATGCTGAACGAGTACAGCGTGGAAAACGAGCCCGCCCGGGCCGCTACCTATGTCACCATTGCCAACCTGCTGAAGGCCCGCGGGCTGATTGACGCCATCGGCATTCAGGGACACTCGTTTTCGCTGCTGAACACCTCCTCGGCTTCTATTCAGGCCAACATGGCCACGCTGGCCGCGCCCAACCTGCCGCTCTACGTCACGGAGTTCGACCTCGACGGCTTGGCCGACGCCGACCAGTTGGCCGCCTACCAACGCATTTTCCCGCTGTTTTGGGAAAACCCGGCCGTGCGCGGCATCACCATGTGGGGCTACCGCGTGGGCCACTGGCGCACCGCCCAAGGCGCCAACCTGGCCAACGCCGACAACACCGAGCGCCCGGCCCTGGCCTGGCTGCGCACCTACGTGGCCGGTGCCTACACCGGCCCTATGTGGACGGGCAACACCAGCGGCGCCTGGAACACGGCCAGCAACTGGATAACCAACAACGGCGCCCCTGCCAACGCGCTGGTGTCGTCGGCCACCGCCTACACCGTGCCCCTGGCCACCGACGATGCCTTCTTCCCCAGCTACGCCGCCAACCAGCCCGTGGTAAGCGGGGCGCAGGCCATTCGCAGCGTCACGCTCTCGGGCAGCGGCGCCAGCCTGACCACGCCCGCCGGCAGCACCCTTACCCTGACCGGTAACCTCACCAACAACGGCGGCGCCCTGGCTGGCAGCGGCAACGGCACCATCGCCCTGGCCGGCACCGCCGCCCAAACCATTGGCGGCACCAGCGCCTCCACCTTCCAGAACCTGACCGTGGGCACGGCCGGCGCCACGCTGGCCGCACCAGCCAGCGTGCGCCAGCTGCTCACCCTCACGGGTAACCTCACCACCAACGGCCGCGCCTTTACGCTGCTTTCGGATGCGTCGGGCACGGCGATGGTGGTGAATGCCAGCGGAACGGTAGTAGGCGATGCCACGGTGCAGCGCTACATCACGCCCAATAACACGGGCCTGGGCTACCGCCACTACGCGCCGCCAGTGAGCGGCAGCACGGTGGCCGATTTGGCTACGGCCGGCTTCACGCCGGTGGTGAACCCGAACTACAACACGGTGGGCAACACCGTAACGTCTTTCCCCACGGTGTTTGGCTATAATTCCTCGCGCCTGTTTGCTTCGGCTGCGCCCACTACCAGCGCGTTCGACTACGGCTGGGAATCGCCCACGACGCTGGGCGATGCGCTGATTCCCGGCCAGGGCTATTCCGTGAACCTGAGCGGCACGCAGCTCGTGGATTTTGTGGGCTCGCTTAATAACGGCAGCATCAGCCGCACGGGCCTCACGCGCAGCGCGCAGCCCGAGTCGGGCTGGCAGCTGCTCGGCAACCCCTACCCTGCCCCGCTCGACTGGGAAGCCGTGAGCACCAGCGGGCTTGATGCGGCCGTGTACGTGTTTCGTTCCAGCGGGCCCTACGCCGGCACCTATTCCAGCTACGTGCGCGGCGGCGCCAGCACCAACGGCGGCACCAACCTGCTGCCCGTGGCCCAAGGTTTCTTCGTGCGCACCACCTCGGCGGCCACGCCAGGCGCCATCAACTTCGCTAATTCGGCCCGCGCCACCACCTACGCCAGCCCCGTATTCCAGCGCGGCAGCGCCGCCACCGACCCGCTGGTACGCCTCGACCTGCGCGGCGCCTCCGGCCCGGCCGATGAAGCCGTGGTAACGTTCAGCAACGGCGCCACGGCCGGCTTCGATGCCACGGCCGATGCCTATAAGCTCACGGCGGCCGGCGCGCCCGTGCTGGCCGCCGAGCTCAGCGCCACCGAGCTGCTTTCCATCAACACGCTGCCGGCTCTTGGCGCCGCCGACGTGAGCGTGCCGCTGCGCGTGCAGGCGCCGCAAGCCGGCGCCTATACCCTGCGCGCCACCGAGCTGCTGAACCTGCCCGCCGGCCGCTACGCCTACCTGCGCGACGCCCAAACCGGCACCTTCTTCGACCTGAGCCAGGCCGCCGGCTATACGGTGAGCCTGACGGCCGGCCCGGCCACGGCGGGCCGCTTCACGCTCGTCATCACCCAAAACCGCGTGCTGGCCACTGCCCCGGCGGCCATCAGCCAGCAGGTGGCCTTGTACCCCAACCCGGCCCACGGCAGCGTCTCGCTGGCCCTACCTGCCGCGCTGGGCGCCCAAACCGTGGAAGTGGCGTTGCTGAATACGCTGGGCCAAACCGTGCTGCGCCAAACGCTGGCCGCCAGCACCGAGTTGCTGCGTCCACTGGCGCTACCCGGCCTGGCCCCGGGCATCTACACGGTGCGCCTGCAAACGGCCGCTGGCACCATCAGCAAGCGCCTGACCATCGACTAG
- a CDS encoding prephenate dehydrogenase, with amino-acid sequence MNVTIIGLGLIGGSLALSLRQHGLAQHFIGVEASPDHARRALELGLVDEIETDLAAAVRRADLVVVAVPMDAMLAVLPPVLDATAPNQVVIDVGSTKQALLAAVEGHPRRGRFVAVHPMAGTEYSGPDAATQGLFDGKTVVLCDTGHSDPDAVQLVEKLFHALPMRLLYLDGAAHDLHTAYVSHISHITSFALALTVLEKEKEEQRIFDLASGGFASTVRLAKSSPAMWVPIFRQNRTNVLDVLDEHLHQLQHLRDLLAREDYDGLTQQIQQANHIRKILP; translated from the coding sequence ATGAACGTCACCATCATTGGCCTGGGCCTAATCGGCGGCTCGCTGGCGCTTAGCCTGCGCCAGCACGGGCTGGCCCAGCATTTCATTGGCGTGGAAGCAAGTCCGGACCACGCGCGCCGGGCGCTGGAGCTTGGGTTGGTCGATGAAATCGAAACCGACCTTGCGGCGGCGGTGCGCCGGGCCGATTTGGTGGTAGTGGCCGTGCCCATGGATGCCATGCTGGCCGTGCTGCCGCCCGTACTGGACGCCACAGCGCCGAACCAGGTGGTCATCGACGTGGGTTCGACCAAGCAGGCCCTGCTGGCCGCCGTGGAAGGCCACCCGCGCCGCGGCCGCTTCGTGGCAGTGCATCCCATGGCGGGCACCGAGTATTCCGGCCCCGATGCGGCCACGCAGGGCCTGTTCGACGGCAAAACCGTGGTGCTCTGCGACACCGGGCACAGCGACCCCGACGCCGTGCAGCTAGTCGAAAAGCTGTTTCACGCGCTGCCCATGCGGCTGCTCTACCTCGATGGCGCGGCCCACGACCTGCACACGGCCTACGTGTCGCACATCTCGCACATCACCTCGTTTGCGCTGGCGCTCACGGTGCTCGAAAAGGAGAAAGAAGAGCAGCGCATTTTCGATTTGGCCAGCGGCGGCTTTGCTTCCACGGTGCGCCTGGCCAAAAGCTCGCCGGCCATGTGGGTGCCCATCTTCCGCCAAAACCGCACAAACGTGCTCGACGTGCTCGATGAGCATCTGCACCAGCTGCAGCACCTGCGCGACCTGCTGGCGCGGGAAGACTACGACGGCCTCACCCAGCAAATTCAACAAGCCAATCACATTCGTAAAATACTGCCTTAG